Proteins from a genomic interval of Geodermatophilus obscurus DSM 43160:
- a CDS encoding isoprenyl transferase: protein MGVRQWARDVLTQVYERRLAQALEGAAIPRHVGVIVDGNRRWARAIGLEDPNAGHRRGADKIASFLGWCDEAGVEVVTLFLLSTDNLSRPEPELLPLLRIIEGVAEDLAAPDRRWQLRPVGALELLPAETVAVLKQAAEDTRDRPGATVNLAVGYGGRREIADAVRSLLAEHAARGTTLDELVGVLDVEHIAEHLYTRGQPDPDLVIRTSGEQRLSGFLLWQTAHSEFHFTDVYWPDFRRVDFLRALRAYAARHRRFGG from the coding sequence GTGGGGGTGCGGCAGTGGGCTCGCGACGTCCTCACCCAGGTGTACGAACGCCGGCTCGCCCAGGCGCTGGAGGGCGCGGCGATCCCACGGCACGTCGGGGTGATCGTCGACGGCAACCGGCGGTGGGCGCGGGCGATCGGGCTGGAGGACCCCAACGCCGGTCACCGTCGCGGCGCGGACAAGATCGCGAGCTTCCTGGGGTGGTGCGACGAGGCCGGCGTCGAGGTCGTCACGCTCTTCCTGCTGTCCACCGACAACCTGTCCCGCCCCGAGCCCGAGCTGCTCCCGCTGCTGCGGATCATCGAGGGCGTCGCCGAGGACCTCGCCGCCCCGGACCGGCGGTGGCAGCTGCGCCCCGTGGGTGCCCTGGAGCTGCTGCCGGCCGAGACGGTCGCCGTCCTCAAGCAGGCGGCCGAGGACACCCGCGACCGGCCGGGCGCGACGGTCAACCTCGCCGTCGGCTACGGCGGGCGGCGGGAGATCGCCGACGCCGTCCGTTCCCTGCTGGCCGAGCATGCCGCGCGGGGGACGACGCTGGACGAGCTGGTGGGCGTCCTGGACGTCGAGCACATCGCCGAGCACCTCTACACGCGTGGCCAGCCCGACCCCGACCTGGTCATCCGCACCAGCGGGGAGCAGCGGCTGTCGGGTTTCCTGCTCTGGCAGACCGCCCACTCGGAGTTCCACTTCACCGACGTCTACTGGCCCGACTTCCGCCGCGTCGACTTCCTGCGCGCGCTGCGCGCCTACGCCGCCCGGCACCGTCGCTTCGGCGGCTGA
- the flhA gene encoding flagellar biosynthesis protein FlhA, with translation MRGISKAAVPIGVVAIVLMLVVPLPAAVLDLLLGLNITASLLILLVAMQIRRPLDFAVFPSLILISTLFRLALNVSSTRLVLTDGYAGKVIEAFGHFVIGGSLIVGLVIFVILTIIQFVVITNGAGRVAEVGARFTLDAMPGKQMAIDADLNAGLINEKQARRRRTEVTAEADFYGSMDGASKFVKGDAIAAIIITLINLIGGMAIGVMQLGMAPGDAVSTYSLLTVGDGLVSQIPALLLSTATGIIVTRSASDGDMGSDLLAQLGRFKQPVQIAGGAALALCLIPGLPKLPFLIIGGLFLLMASRMQETPDVDEDADPQATADDEPKPDSPEAIADKMRVDPLELEVAFDLVDLVDASRGGDLLDRVKALRRKVAMETGLVIPLVRTRDNLDLPASQYVIWLNGVPAAKGTSPAGTVLAIGDMLDGLPGRATREPVFGLPAKWVPVELQRQAEMAGATVVDRSSVITTHLAEVVRQNAADLLGREDVRLLVEMVKRTHPIVVEELTPTLLTLGEIQRVLHGLLAENVSIRDLVRIFEALSVRAKVSTDVDGLVEAARTALGAAISHPYVTPDERLHVMTLDPAFEQRLLEAVRQSEAGQVLALDAGTVDALVNGCTGLLTDAERLGLSPVLVCSPQVRAALSRLMRQILPRLPVISYTEVSRTAQIESLGVVNGAVAVR, from the coding sequence GTGCGAGGAATCTCGAAGGCCGCCGTCCCGATCGGCGTGGTGGCCATCGTCCTCATGCTGGTCGTGCCGCTGCCCGCCGCGGTGCTGGACCTGCTGCTGGGGCTGAACATCACCGCGTCGCTGCTGATCCTGCTGGTCGCCATGCAGATCAGGCGGCCGCTGGACTTCGCCGTCTTCCCGTCGCTGATCCTCATCTCGACGCTGTTCCGGCTGGCGCTCAACGTCTCCTCGACGCGGCTGGTGCTCACCGACGGCTACGCCGGCAAGGTCATCGAGGCCTTCGGGCACTTCGTGATCGGCGGCTCGCTGATCGTCGGTCTGGTGATCTTCGTGATCCTGACGATCATCCAGTTCGTCGTCATCACCAACGGTGCCGGCCGCGTCGCCGAGGTCGGCGCCCGCTTCACCCTCGACGCGATGCCCGGCAAGCAGATGGCCATCGACGCCGACCTCAACGCCGGGCTGATCAACGAGAAGCAGGCCCGCAGGCGGCGCACCGAGGTCACCGCCGAGGCCGACTTCTACGGCTCGATGGACGGTGCCTCGAAGTTCGTCAAGGGCGACGCCATCGCCGCCATCATCATCACGCTGATCAACCTCATCGGCGGGATGGCGATCGGCGTCATGCAGCTGGGCATGGCCCCCGGCGACGCCGTCTCCACCTACTCGCTGCTGACCGTCGGCGACGGCCTGGTCTCCCAGATCCCCGCGCTGCTGCTGTCCACCGCGACCGGCATCATCGTCACCCGCTCGGCCTCCGACGGGGACATGGGCAGCGACCTGCTCGCCCAGCTCGGCCGCTTCAAGCAGCCGGTGCAGATCGCCGGCGGCGCCGCCCTGGCGCTGTGCCTGATCCCCGGCCTGCCCAAGCTGCCGTTCCTGATCATCGGTGGGCTCTTCCTGCTGATGGCCTCGCGCATGCAGGAGACCCCGGACGTCGACGAGGACGCCGACCCGCAGGCCACCGCGGACGACGAGCCCAAGCCCGACTCCCCCGAGGCGATCGCCGACAAGATGCGCGTCGACCCGCTGGAGCTCGAGGTGGCCTTCGACCTGGTCGACCTGGTGGACGCCTCCCGCGGCGGCGACCTGCTCGACCGCGTGAAGGCGCTGCGCCGGAAGGTCGCCATGGAGACCGGCCTGGTCATCCCGCTGGTGCGCACCCGCGACAACCTGGACCTGCCCGCCTCGCAGTACGTCATCTGGCTCAACGGCGTCCCCGCGGCCAAGGGCACCTCGCCGGCCGGCACCGTCCTGGCGATCGGCGACATGCTCGACGGGCTGCCCGGCCGGGCCACCCGCGAGCCGGTGTTCGGGCTGCCCGCCAAGTGGGTGCCGGTCGAGCTGCAGCGGCAGGCCGAGATGGCCGGCGCCACCGTCGTCGACCGCTCGTCGGTCATCACCACGCACCTGGCCGAGGTCGTCCGGCAGAACGCCGCCGACCTGCTCGGCCGGGAGGACGTGCGGCTGCTGGTCGAGATGGTCAAGCGGACCCACCCGATCGTCGTCGAGGAGCTCACCCCGACGCTGCTCACGCTGGGCGAGATCCAGCGGGTGCTGCACGGGCTGCTCGCCGAGAACGTCTCCATCCGCGACCTGGTGCGCATCTTCGAGGCGCTCTCGGTCCGGGCGAAGGTGTCCACCGACGTCGACGGCCTCGTGGAGGCCGCCCGGACGGCGCTCGGGGCGGCGATCAGCCACCCGTACGTCACGCCCGACGAGAGGCTGCACGTCATGACCCTCGACCCGGCGTTCGAGCAGCGCCTGCTCGAGGCCGTGCGGCAGAGCGAGGCCGGTCAGGTCCTCGCCCTGGACGCCGGCACGGTCGACGCCCTGGTGAACGGGTGCACCGGCCTGCTGACCGACGCCGAGCGCCTGGGCCTGTCCCCCGTGCTGGTGTGCTCACCCCAGGTCCGGGCCGCCCTGTCCCGCCTGATGCGTCAGATCCTCCCCCGCCTGCCGGTGATCTCCTACACGGAGGTCTCCCGCACGGCCCAGATCGAGTCACTGGGAGTGGTGAACGGTGCCGTTGCCGTCCGTTGA
- the trhA gene encoding PAQR family membrane homeostasis protein TrhA, which translates to MSVPNNEGETVRVEADGAQIEAPPGPAVATVLQEGEQVERTWTAEDFGDRDWDHPDTRPRMRGWLHLFSFFGAIVAGAVLIPLGSVLGARAGVSVTVYSVTICGLFGISALYHRRRWSPRGWKIMKRLDHSMIFLFIAGTYTPFALLAVDQPTGYWVLAGVWAGALAGVFLKLTWPTAPRWVGVPLYIGLGWVAVFILTDILHIAGVTSLVLLAVGGVLYTLGGVAYAIKKPNPWPGVFGYHEVFHAMTVVAAICHYIAVYFAMYNSPFV; encoded by the coding sequence ATGAGCGTCCCCAACAACGAGGGCGAGACCGTCCGCGTGGAGGCCGACGGCGCCCAGATCGAAGCGCCTCCCGGCCCGGCGGTGGCCACCGTCCTCCAGGAGGGCGAACAGGTCGAGCGGACCTGGACCGCCGAGGACTTCGGCGACCGCGACTGGGACCACCCCGACACCAGGCCGCGGATGCGCGGCTGGCTGCACCTGTTCTCCTTCTTCGGCGCGATCGTCGCCGGGGCCGTGCTCATCCCGCTGGGCTCCGTGCTCGGGGCCCGCGCCGGCGTCTCGGTGACCGTCTACAGCGTGACCATCTGCGGCCTGTTCGGGATCAGCGCGCTGTACCACCGGCGGCGCTGGTCACCGCGCGGCTGGAAGATCATGAAGCGGCTCGACCACTCGATGATCTTCCTGTTCATCGCGGGGACGTACACCCCGTTCGCCCTGCTGGCGGTCGACCAGCCGACCGGCTACTGGGTGCTCGCCGGCGTCTGGGCCGGTGCGCTGGCCGGCGTCTTCCTCAAGCTCACCTGGCCGACCGCGCCGCGGTGGGTCGGCGTGCCCCTCTACATCGGGCTGGGCTGGGTCGCCGTCTTCATCCTCACCGACATCCTGCACATCGCCGGCGTGACCTCGCTGGTGCTGCTGGCCGTCGGCGGCGTGCTCTACACGCTCGGCGGGGTGGCCTACGCGATCAAGAAGCCCAACCCCTGGCCCGGTGTCTTCGGCTACCACGAGGTCTTCCACGCGATGACCGTCGTGGCCGCCATCTGCCACTACATCGCCGTCTACTTCGCGATGTACAACTCCCCGTTCGTCTGA
- a CDS encoding type IV toxin-antitoxin system AbiEi family antitoxin domain-containing protein, with product MEPDRLFLRRLAVAEGWTDDELARHVRDGALTRLRRGAYVAGADMVTDEVRHHLLIRATLASLRRPAVVSHQSAAVLHGLPLWGVRLDRVHVTRRPPASSEAGRCLRTHVARLADHEVTRVDGLLVTDPVRTALDLARSLPLEPAVAALDAALHRALLAKPVLEGRVQELAGTRGSRAATRAVTFADGRSESVGESRSRVLLHRLGLAPSTLQRTIPSASGLVLGRADFAWEDERVVGEFDGRVEYGRARRSGQDPADVLFEEKRREDAIRDEGWGVVRWTWSDLVPGTVVGDRVSRALVRGRRRSG from the coding sequence GTGGAACCCGACCGCCTCTTCCTCCGTCGGCTGGCCGTCGCCGAGGGGTGGACCGACGACGAGCTCGCCCGGCACGTGCGTGACGGTGCCCTCACGAGACTCCGGCGGGGCGCGTACGTCGCCGGTGCCGACATGGTGACCGACGAGGTGCGCCACCACCTGCTCATCCGCGCCACCCTGGCGTCACTCCGCCGTCCTGCGGTCGTGAGCCACCAGTCAGCCGCCGTCCTCCACGGCCTCCCGCTGTGGGGCGTACGCCTCGACCGCGTGCACGTCACTCGCCGGCCACCGGCCTCCAGTGAGGCGGGTCGCTGTCTCCGCACCCATGTGGCCCGGTTGGCCGACCACGAGGTGACGAGGGTGGACGGGCTGCTGGTCACCGACCCGGTGCGGACGGCGCTCGACCTGGCCCGGTCGCTGCCGCTGGAGCCGGCCGTCGCCGCGCTGGACGCTGCGCTGCACCGCGCGCTCTTGGCCAAGCCGGTCCTCGAGGGCCGGGTGCAGGAACTGGCCGGGACACGCGGGAGCCGTGCGGCCACCCGGGCGGTGACCTTCGCCGACGGACGCAGCGAGAGCGTCGGCGAGAGTCGCAGTCGCGTCCTCCTCCATCGCCTCGGCCTGGCGCCGTCCACGCTGCAGCGGACCATCCCCTCCGCTTCCGGGCTCGTCCTCGGCCGCGCGGACTTCGCCTGGGAGGACGAGCGGGTGGTCGGTGAGTTCGACGGCCGCGTCGAGTACGGCCGCGCGCGGCGATCCGGTCAGGACCCCGCGGACGTCCTCTTCGAGGAGAAGCGTCGTGAGGACGCCATCCGCGATGAGGGCTGGGGCGTGGTGCGCTGGACGTGGTCGGACCTCGTGCCCGGCACGGTGGTCGGCGACCGGGTGAGCCGCGCCCTCGTCCGCGGACGCCGCCGGTCCGGCTGA
- the fliR gene encoding flagellar biosynthetic protein FliR translates to MDLEVPAGTMAALLLGTARATGFVLLAPPFNSRSIPAPVKGALALALSVALMTRIAPELPDPTTGFLVVGAVTEVAIGAALGFVVHVLFAAVQYAGDLIDLTGGFSLQPAYDPLSMTTSSSVGRLHYLLATTLLFTSGGHLLVVRGFATSYEGLPVGGSVPTEQLAQVLITALSMMFLAALQIAGPMVAVLLLADVALALLSRAAPALNIFSFGFPVKIMLTMALLGLTFPLLPPALDALLEHAVRAMVSLRSG, encoded by the coding sequence GTGGACCTCGAGGTCCCGGCGGGCACCATGGCGGCGCTGCTGCTCGGCACCGCCCGCGCCACCGGCTTCGTCCTGCTGGCCCCGCCGTTCAACTCCAGGAGCATCCCGGCCCCGGTGAAGGGGGCGCTGGCGCTGGCCCTGTCGGTCGCGCTGATGACCCGCATCGCCCCGGAGCTGCCGGACCCGACCACCGGCTTCCTGGTGGTCGGCGCGGTCACCGAGGTCGCCATCGGCGCGGCGCTGGGCTTCGTCGTCCACGTGCTGTTCGCCGCCGTCCAGTACGCCGGCGACCTGATCGACCTCACCGGCGGCTTCTCGCTGCAGCCGGCCTACGACCCGCTGTCGATGACGACCAGCTCCTCGGTCGGCCGGCTGCACTACCTGCTGGCGACCACGCTGCTGTTCACCAGCGGCGGCCACCTGCTCGTCGTGCGCGGCTTCGCCACCTCCTACGAGGGGCTGCCGGTCGGCGGGTCGGTGCCCACCGAGCAGCTGGCCCAGGTGCTCATCACCGCGCTGTCGATGATGTTCCTGGCCGCGCTGCAGATCGCCGGGCCGATGGTGGCGGTGCTCCTGCTCGCCGACGTCGCGCTCGCCCTGCTGTCGCGCGCCGCGCCCGCGCTCAACATCTTCTCGTTCGGCTTCCCGGTGAAGATCATGCTGACGATGGCCCTGCTCGGCCTGACCTTCCCGCTGCTGCCCCCCGCCCTGGATGCGCTGCTCGAGCACGCGGTCCGGGCGATGGTCTCCCTGCGGAGCGGGTGA
- the fliQ gene encoding flagellar biosynthesis protein FliQ, whose amino-acid sequence MSDADVTEIAVATMLVAAKVAAPVLLTALLVGFLISLFQAATQIQEPTLSFVPKVIAVAIALLVTGNWVLSELVTFTQGLFDSLPRLLDRT is encoded by the coding sequence GTGAGCGACGCGGACGTCACCGAGATCGCCGTCGCGACCATGCTGGTCGCCGCCAAGGTCGCCGCACCCGTGCTGCTGACCGCACTGCTGGTCGGCTTCCTCATCTCGCTGTTCCAGGCGGCGACGCAGATCCAGGAGCCGACCCTCTCCTTCGTGCCGAAGGTCATCGCGGTCGCGATCGCGCTGCTGGTCACGGGCAACTGGGTGCTCTCCGAGCTGGTCACCTTCACCCAGGGCCTGTTCGACTCGCTGCCCCGCCTTCTCGACCGGACGTAG
- a CDS encoding EscU/YscU/HrcU family type III secretion system export apparatus switch protein has product MAKDGPGGEKTEDPTPQRLKKARKEGQIPRTQELGTWVGAAAASFLLPMLVRNAFDQVGAMFVQVGAVVETPEVEAVTALLGQALDTFVTVALPMAVALMVVGVAASAAQGGVTVSGKPMKPTLKKLNPFPGMKRMFGGHGLWEATKAVIKTAALGTVVVVTSDRAQQLVSSAGALPLSAITATFTDSAVLMIRVVAVTGLVIAVADYVIVRKRTMKELRMTKYEIQQEHKNSEGDPHVKAQRRATQMAMSRNRMMAEVADADVLLVNPTHVAVALKYEPDRGAPRVVAKGADEVAAKLRERAAEARVPLVQDVPLARALHASCEIGQEVPAQLFTAVARVLAFVMQLSARGVRGGFHRPGFAAPDVEDLPRAGARR; this is encoded by the coding sequence GTGGCCAAGGACGGGCCGGGTGGGGAGAAGACCGAGGACCCCACTCCGCAGCGCCTCAAGAAGGCGCGCAAGGAAGGCCAGATCCCACGGACCCAGGAACTGGGCACCTGGGTCGGCGCCGCGGCGGCCAGCTTCCTGCTGCCGATGCTGGTGCGCAACGCCTTCGACCAGGTCGGCGCCATGTTCGTGCAGGTCGGCGCCGTCGTCGAGACCCCCGAGGTGGAGGCGGTCACGGCCCTGCTCGGGCAGGCGCTGGACACCTTCGTCACCGTCGCGCTGCCGATGGCGGTGGCCCTCATGGTCGTCGGCGTCGCCGCGTCCGCCGCGCAGGGCGGGGTCACCGTCAGCGGCAAGCCGATGAAGCCGACGCTGAAGAAGCTCAACCCCTTCCCGGGGATGAAGCGGATGTTCGGCGGCCACGGGCTCTGGGAGGCGACCAAGGCGGTCATCAAGACCGCGGCACTGGGCACCGTCGTCGTCGTGACCAGCGACCGCGCTCAGCAACTGGTGTCGTCCGCCGGCGCGCTGCCGCTGTCGGCGATCACCGCGACCTTCACCGACTCCGCCGTCCTGATGATCCGCGTCGTCGCGGTCACCGGCCTGGTCATCGCCGTCGCCGACTACGTCATCGTCCGCAAGCGGACGATGAAGGAGCTCAGGATGACCAAGTACGAGATCCAGCAGGAGCACAAGAACTCCGAGGGCGACCCGCACGTGAAGGCCCAGCGCCGGGCCACGCAGATGGCGATGTCGCGCAACCGGATGATGGCCGAGGTCGCCGACGCCGACGTCCTGCTGGTCAACCCCACCCACGTCGCCGTCGCGCTGAAGTACGAGCCCGACCGCGGCGCGCCCCGCGTCGTCGCGAAGGGCGCCGACGAGGTCGCCGCCAAGCTCCGCGAGCGCGCCGCCGAGGCGCGGGTCCCGCTGGTGCAGGACGTGCCGCTGGCCCGCGCGCTGCACGCTTCCTGCGAGATCGGCCAGGAGGTGCCCGCGCAGCTGTTCACCGCGGTCGCGCGGGTGCTGGCGTTCGTCATGCAGCTGTCGGCCCGTGGCGTGCGCGGCGGCTTCCACCGGCCCGGCTTCGCCGCACCGGACGTCGAGGACCTGCCCCGGGCGGGCGCCCGCCGCTGA
- a CDS encoding maleylpyruvate isomerase N-terminal domain-containing protein: MPSPTELLTATYRSLSEQVTALLPEEAWQPTGCAGWAVLDLTLHLVDDARRGLVALATPADGPATSDAVAYWRAWQPTGAQDEDVAWRTRVRASVAGGLAELSAVYAELVAAVTVLAERTAPDDLVGTQGHVLRADDLLSTLAVEAAVHHLDLVAHLDRPGPAPEALAEVRRVLEGLLDGPLPAGWDDATAARRGTGRAPLDDADRAALGSSAERFPLFG; this comes from the coding sequence GTGCCCTCGCCGACCGAGCTGCTCACCGCGACCTATCGGTCCCTGTCCGAGCAGGTCACGGCCCTGCTGCCGGAGGAGGCCTGGCAGCCGACCGGGTGCGCCGGGTGGGCGGTCCTGGACCTGACCCTGCACCTGGTCGACGACGCCCGCCGGGGCCTGGTCGCGCTGGCCACCCCGGCGGACGGGCCGGCCACCAGCGACGCGGTCGCCTACTGGCGGGCGTGGCAGCCGACCGGGGCGCAGGACGAGGACGTCGCCTGGCGCACGCGCGTCCGCGCCAGCGTCGCGGGTGGGCTCGCGGAGCTGTCCGCGGTGTACGCGGAGCTCGTCGCCGCCGTGACCGTCCTCGCCGAACGCACGGCGCCCGACGACCTGGTCGGCACCCAGGGGCACGTCTTGCGCGCCGACGACCTGCTGTCCACGCTGGCCGTGGAGGCCGCGGTGCACCACCTGGACCTGGTGGCGCACCTGGACCGGCCGGGCCCGGCACCGGAGGCGCTCGCCGAGGTGCGGCGGGTGCTCGAGGGCCTGCTCGACGGCCCGCTGCCCGCCGGGTGGGACGACGCGACGGCGGCCCGGCGCGGCACCGGCCGGGCCCCGCTGGACGACGCCGACCGCGCCGCCCTGGGGTCGTCGGCGGAGCGCTTCCCGCTGTTCGGCTGA
- a CDS encoding PhoH family protein, producing MNTRRTFVLDTSVLLSDPGALLRMGAHDVVLPLVVIGELEDKRNHPELGWFARQALRLLDDLRVQHGRLDAPVPVGEDGGTLHVELNHSDPAVLPAGFRNDSNDSRIMVVALNLRAEGHDVCLITKDVPLRVKAAAVGLDTDEYRALDAVDAGWTGMAELSLDDAELGSLYEHGEVYAPVAAELPPHTGLVLLSSRGSALGRVTPDKHVRLVRGDREAFGLHGRSAEQRIALDLLLDPEIGIVSLGGRAGTGKSALALCAGLESVMERRAHSKVVVFRPLYAVGGQELGYLPGSEGEKMSPWAQAVYDTLGALVSKDVLDEVASRDLIEVLPLTHIRGRSLHDSFVIVDEAQSLERGVLLTVLSRLGSGSRVVLTHDVAQRDNLRVGRHDGIAAVVEQLKGHPLFAHVTLTRSERSPIAALVTEMLEDLPR from the coding sequence GTGAACACTCGCCGCACGTTCGTCCTCGACACCTCCGTCCTGCTCTCCGACCCCGGTGCGCTGCTGCGCATGGGCGCTCACGACGTGGTCCTCCCGCTCGTCGTCATCGGGGAGCTGGAGGACAAGCGCAACCACCCGGAGCTGGGCTGGTTCGCCCGCCAGGCGCTGCGGCTGCTCGACGACCTGCGGGTGCAGCACGGCCGGCTCGACGCCCCGGTCCCGGTCGGTGAGGACGGCGGCACGCTGCACGTCGAGCTGAACCACAGCGACCCCGCGGTGCTGCCGGCCGGTTTCCGCAACGACAGCAACGACAGCCGGATCATGGTGGTCGCGCTCAACCTGCGCGCCGAGGGTCACGACGTCTGCCTGATCACCAAGGACGTGCCGCTGCGGGTCAAGGCCGCGGCGGTGGGCCTGGACACCGACGAGTACCGGGCGCTGGACGCCGTCGACGCCGGCTGGACCGGGATGGCCGAGCTCTCGCTCGACGACGCCGAGCTGGGGTCCCTCTACGAGCACGGCGAGGTGTACGCGCCGGTCGCCGCCGAGCTGCCCCCGCACACCGGCCTGGTGCTGCTCTCCTCGCGCGGGTCGGCGCTGGGGCGGGTCACGCCGGACAAGCACGTGCGCCTGGTGCGCGGCGACCGCGAGGCCTTCGGGTTGCACGGCCGCTCCGCGGAGCAGCGGATCGCCCTGGACCTGCTGCTCGACCCCGAGATCGGCATCGTGTCGCTGGGCGGGCGGGCCGGCACGGGGAAGTCGGCGCTGGCGCTGTGCGCGGGGCTGGAGTCGGTGATGGAGCGGCGGGCGCACTCCAAGGTCGTCGTCTTCCGGCCGCTCTACGCCGTCGGCGGCCAGGAGCTCGGGTACCTGCCCGGCAGCGAGGGCGAGAAGATGTCGCCCTGGGCGCAGGCGGTCTACGACACCCTCGGTGCGCTGGTCTCCAAGGACGTGCTCGACGAGGTCGCCTCCCGCGACCTCATCGAGGTGCTGCCGCTGACCCACATCCGCGGGCGGTCGCTGCACGACTCGTTCGTGATCGTCGACGAGGCGCAGTCGCTGGAGCGCGGGGTGCTGCTGACCGTGCTGTCGCGGCTGGGCTCGGGCTCGCGCGTGGTGCTCACCCACGACGTGGCCCAGCGGGACAACCTGCGCGTCGGCCGGCACGACGGCATCGCCGCGGTGGTCGAGCAGCTCAAGGGGCACCCGCTCTTCGCCCACGTGACGCTGACCCGCTCGGAGCGCTCGCCGATCGCCGCGCTGGTCACCGAGATGCTGGAGGACCTCCCGCGCTGA
- a CDS encoding geranylgeranyl reductase family protein: MPASAVVPTDTDVLVVGAGPAGAAAAAWAARAGHDVVLADAAVFPRDKACGDGLTPRAIAELDLLGLGDWARSRARNRGLRAAGFGRTWELPWPGGAFPDHGSAVPRAELDARIRDVALADAAVPLEGARAVDVERDGDRVTGVVFETAEEATVTVGCRRLVVADGVRSPLGRVLGREWHRDTAYGVAARGYVRSGRADDEWISSHLELRGAEGELLSGYGWVFPLGAAAGQVNIGVGTLATARRPAGVQLKALIEVYADARRDDWQLDGPVEAPASALLPMGGAVSGVAGRNWALVGDAAGCVNPLNGEGIDYGLETGRTVRELFGEDDWTHAWPATLRRHYGEAFSIARRLAGLLTVPRFLPAAGPVGMRSRSLMTVALRVMGNLVTDEDRDLVARTWRTAGRLSTRFDDRKPFS; encoded by the coding sequence GTGCCAGCCAGCGCCGTCGTTCCGACCGACACCGACGTCCTCGTGGTGGGGGCCGGCCCGGCGGGCGCGGCGGCCGCCGCCTGGGCCGCCCGGGCCGGGCACGACGTCGTCCTCGCCGACGCGGCCGTCTTCCCCCGCGACAAGGCCTGCGGCGACGGGCTGACCCCCCGCGCGATCGCCGAGCTGGACCTGCTGGGCCTGGGCGACTGGGCGCGCTCGCGGGCCCGCAACCGCGGCCTGCGCGCCGCCGGCTTCGGCCGGACGTGGGAGCTGCCCTGGCCCGGCGGCGCGTTCCCCGACCACGGCAGCGCGGTGCCGCGCGCCGAGCTCGACGCCCGGATCCGCGACGTGGCGCTGGCCGACGCTGCCGTGCCGCTGGAGGGCGCGCGGGCCGTCGACGTCGAGCGGGACGGCGACCGGGTGACCGGCGTCGTCTTCGAGACGGCGGAGGAGGCGACGGTCACCGTCGGCTGCCGGCGGCTGGTCGTGGCCGACGGCGTCCGCTCACCGCTGGGCCGGGTGCTCGGGCGCGAGTGGCACCGCGACACCGCCTACGGCGTCGCCGCGCGCGGCTACGTCCGCTCCGGGCGGGCGGACGACGAGTGGATCTCCTCGCACCTGGAGCTGCGCGGCGCCGAGGGGGAGCTGCTCTCCGGCTACGGCTGGGTGTTCCCCCTCGGCGCGGCGGCCGGGCAGGTGAACATCGGTGTCGGCACGCTGGCCACCGCCCGCCGTCCGGCCGGGGTGCAGCTGAAGGCGCTGATCGAGGTCTACGCCGACGCCCGCCGCGACGACTGGCAGCTCGACGGGCCGGTGGAGGCACCGGCGTCGGCGCTGCTGCCCATGGGCGGGGCGGTCTCCGGCGTGGCCGGTCGCAACTGGGCGCTCGTCGGCGACGCGGCCGGGTGCGTCAACCCGCTCAACGGCGAGGGCATCGACTACGGCCTGGAGACCGGCCGCACCGTGCGGGAACTCTTCGGCGAGGACGACTGGACCCACGCCTGGCCGGCCACCCTGCGCCGGCACTACGGGGAGGCGTTCTCCATCGCCCGCAGGCTGGCCGGGCTGCTCACCGTCCCGCGTTTCCTGCCCGCGGCCGGCCCGGTGGGCATGCGGTCGCGGTCGCTGATGACCGTCGCGCTGCGGGTGATGGGCAACCTGGTCACCGACGAGGACCGCGACCTCGTCGCCCGCACCTGGCGCACCGCCGGCCGGTTGTCGACCCGGTTCGACGACCGAAAGCCCTTCAGCTGA